The Rhipicephalus sanguineus isolate Rsan-2018 unplaced genomic scaffold, BIME_Rsan_1.4 Seq5894, whole genome shotgun sequence genome has a segment encoding these proteins:
- the LOC119377857 gene encoding uncharacterized protein LOC119377857, whose protein sequence is MPVDHKEHSSARTAFFCDVSSSALLQVIKLLLEVKQQQRVHQRRVVRLLERQSERLERLEALTGAASPPPAPSPVAPPKLPAETIEEFEAAEEALKDESVSTALHRQLARLGGTNFREVATGVMKAIMTPTVQRLYSLHGKKGKKAFLTTRLCKVATDVVCEKQQGVDIADVHAFMRRWLPGSCDRGGGRKRRFEDSLLLPGPHGPVQSTSTPEPTSHLPAPAATPCSGTATPCSSAGAAMPSSGTSAATC, encoded by the exons CGGCCCTGCTGCAAGTGATTAAACTCCTCTTGGAGGTTAAACAACAGCAGCGTGTCCACCAGAGAAGGGTCGTTAGGCTGCTGGAGCGCCAATCGGAGAGGTTGGAGCGCCTTGAGGCGCTGACCGGAGCAGCTTCCCCTCCTCCAGCTCCAAGTCCGGTGGCGCCTCCGAAGCTGCCGGCGGAAACCATTGAGGAGTTTGAAGCTGCCGAGGAAGCCCTCAAGGACGAGAGTGTGTCCACTGCCTTG CATCGCCAGCTGGCCCGCTTGGGCGGTACCAATTTCAGGGAGGTGGCAACGGGCGTCATGAAGGCCATCATGACACCTACCGTGCAGCGCCTTTACAGCCTGCacggaaagaaaggaaagaaggccTTCTTGACGACGAGGCTGTGCAAGGTGGCCACAG ATGTTGTCTGCGAGAAGCAGCAGGGGGTGGACATCGCTGATGTCCACGCTTTTATGCGAAGGTGGCTGCCGGGGTCGTGTGACCGAGGCGGCGGAAGGAAAAGGAGATTCGAAGATTCCCTTCTGCTGCCTGGGCCACATGGACCCGTGCAGTCCACGTCCACCCCCGAACCAACAAGCCACCTGCCGGCTCCCGCTGCCACCCCCTGCTCGGGCACTGCGACCCCCTGCTCGAGCGCGGGCGCTGCGATGCCCTCCTCGGGCACGAGCGCTGCGACCTGCTGA